In one window of Paraflavitalea soli DNA:
- the tsf gene encoding translation elongation factor Ts: MSTVAITAADINKLRQMTGAGMMDCRKALTENNGDFEAAIDWLRKKGAKVAALRGDREAKEGVVLAKTTADNKTGITLCVSCETDFVSKNADFVAFAQSIMDAAVAANVKSIDELNAVAIGGAKIADLVNDKLASIGEKIGITKLERIDAEYVASYIHGANRIGVLVGFNKPAAEAGKDVAMQIAAMNPVAVDADNVPAATVERERAIVTEQIKNDPKMAGKPDEMIAKIAEGKLNAFFKESTLTSQPFVKDNGKSVGDYLKSVDSGLKITEFKRVALG, from the coding sequence ATGTCAACTGTTGCTATTACAGCCGCTGATATTAACAAGCTGCGCCAGATGACTGGTGCTGGTATGATGGACTGCCGCAAAGCTTTAACAGAAAACAACGGCGATTTTGAAGCTGCTATCGACTGGCTCCGCAAAAAAGGCGCTAAAGTAGCTGCTCTCCGTGGCGATCGCGAAGCAAAAGAAGGTGTTGTATTGGCTAAAACTACCGCCGATAACAAAACCGGTATCACCCTTTGCGTTTCCTGTGAGACCGACTTCGTATCCAAAAATGCCGACTTCGTAGCTTTTGCACAATCCATCATGGATGCCGCTGTAGCTGCCAACGTAAAGAGCATTGACGAACTGAATGCTGTAGCCATCGGCGGTGCTAAAATTGCCGACCTGGTAAATGATAAACTCGCTTCTATCGGCGAAAAGATCGGCATCACCAAGCTCGAGCGTATCGATGCTGAGTATGTAGCTTCTTATATCCACGGCGCCAACCGTATCGGTGTACTCGTAGGCTTCAACAAGCCTGCCGCTGAAGCCGGTAAAGACGTGGCCATGCAGATCGCTGCCATGAACCCCGTAGCCGTTGATGCTGACAATGTACCCGCTGCTACCGTAGAAAGAGAAAGAGCCATCGTTACCGAGCAGATCAAGAATGATCCTAAAATGGCCGGTAAGCCCGACGAAATGATCGCTAAGATCGCTGAAGGCAAACTCAACGCTTTCTTCAAAGAAAGCACCCTCACCAGCCAGCCTTTTGTAAAAGACAATGGCAAAAGCGTAGGTGATTACCTGAAAAGTGTAGACAGTGGCCTGAAAATTACCGAATTCAAAAGGGTAGCTTTAGGTTAA
- the rpsB gene encoding 30S ribosomal protein S2, translating to MENNTSLQQQLLEAGVHFGHLRKKWNPKMLPYIFAEKKGIHIIDLNKTTEHLQETAAALKQIARSGKKIMFVGTKKQAKEIVTECARKINMPYVTERWLGGMLTNFNTVRKSVKKMQNIDKMLGDGSAESLTKKEKLTLGRDRDKMDKVLGGISQLGRVPAALFIIDIGHEHIALAEAKRLGILTFGMVDTNCDPNKVDFAIPSNDDATKSIAIITQYITAAIAEGLAERQAAKDEEVEESTDDEKERKAARIQAEAESEAGRGGRGGAPRGQGGPGGPGGHQAKRRVPGGGQRRGGGR from the coding sequence ATGGAAAATAACACTTCATTGCAACAGCAACTCCTGGAAGCCGGTGTACACTTTGGTCACCTGCGGAAGAAGTGGAACCCAAAGATGTTGCCTTACATCTTCGCTGAGAAGAAAGGTATTCACATCATTGACCTCAATAAAACTACAGAACACCTGCAGGAAACTGCTGCCGCCCTCAAGCAGATCGCTCGTAGCGGTAAAAAGATCATGTTCGTAGGTACTAAAAAACAGGCCAAGGAAATCGTTACCGAATGCGCCCGTAAGATCAACATGCCCTACGTTACAGAACGTTGGTTAGGTGGTATGCTTACCAACTTCAACACCGTTCGTAAGAGCGTGAAGAAAATGCAGAACATCGACAAAATGCTCGGCGACGGAAGCGCAGAGAGCCTCACCAAAAAGGAAAAGCTCACACTCGGCCGCGACCGCGATAAAATGGACAAAGTACTCGGTGGTATCTCCCAACTCGGTCGTGTACCAGCCGCTCTGTTCATCATCGACATCGGTCATGAGCACATCGCCCTCGCTGAAGCAAAACGCCTCGGCATCCTCACCTTCGGTATGGTGGATACCAATTGCGACCCCAATAAGGTTGACTTTGCAATCCCCTCCAACGATGATGCTACCAAGTCAATTGCGATCATTACACAATACATCACTGCTGCTATCGCTGAAGGCCTCGCCGAGCGTCAGGCTGCTAAAGATGAAGAAGTAGAAGAATCAACAGACGACGAAAAAGAAAGGAAAGCAGCACGTATCCAGGCTGAAGCTGAATCTGAAGCCGGACGTGGTGGTAGAGGTGGTGCTCCCCGTGGTCAGGGCGGTCCCGGTGGTCCTGGCGGACACCAGGCCAAACGCCGTGTACCCGGTGGTGGTCAACGAAGAGGTGGTGGAAGATAA
- the rpsI gene encoding 30S ribosomal protein S9: MEKQKNAVGRRKEAVTRIFLSKGSGKITVNDKDYKEYFSLVYLQNQVELPLKTVQSLDKFDVKINAAGGGVKGQAEAAKLGIARALVELNAELRPLLKAAGVLKRDPRSVERKKFGHKKARRSYQFSKR, translated from the coding sequence ATGGAAAAGCAAAAAAACGCAGTAGGCCGTCGTAAAGAAGCTGTGACAAGGATTTTCCTTTCCAAAGGAAGCGGTAAGATCACAGTCAACGACAAAGACTACAAAGAATATTTTTCTCTTGTATACCTGCAAAACCAGGTTGAACTGCCTTTAAAAACAGTTCAATCCCTCGACAAATTTGATGTAAAGATCAATGCAGCCGGTGGTGGTGTAAAAGGACAGGCTGAAGCCGCCAAGCTGGGTATCGCCCGTGCGCTGGTTGAGCTCAACGCTGAACTCCGTCCTTTACTGAAAGCAGCAGGCGTTCTGAAACGTGACCCCCGTTCTGTTGAACGTAAGAAATTCGGTCATAAGAAAGCCCGTAGAAGCTACCAGTTCTCTAAACGTTAA
- the rplM gene encoding 50S ribosomal protein L13, whose translation MSKLHFTTKHANAATVKHNWYVVDGTNQTVGRVCAKIAAVLRGKNKTYYTPHVDCGDYVIVINAEKVKFTGNKMEDKEYLTFSGYPGGQKAEAAQDLLKRRPELVVERAVKGMLPKNRLGRKMYKKLFVYVGDKHEHAAQKPQPLTF comes from the coding sequence ATGAGCAAATTACATTTCACTACAAAGCATGCGAATGCGGCTACCGTTAAACACAACTGGTATGTTGTGGACGGTACCAATCAAACCGTGGGACGCGTGTGTGCTAAAATAGCTGCTGTTCTTCGTGGTAAGAACAAGACCTATTATACGCCACATGTTGATTGCGGAGACTATGTTATCGTTATTAATGCCGAAAAGGTAAAATTTACCGGTAACAAAATGGAAGACAAGGAATACCTCACCTTCTCAGGGTATCCCGGTGGCCAAAAGGCTGAAGCAGCACAGGACCTCCTGAAACGCAGGCCCGAATTAGTGGTTGAGCGCGCAGTTAAAGGCATGTTGCCTAAAAACCGCCTCGGTCGCAAGATGTATAAGAAATTATTTGTGTATGTAGGCGACAAGCACGAGCACGCTGCACAGAAACCTCAACCATTAACTTTCTAA
- a CDS encoding DUF6932 family protein has product MKVGFNTNGNLHKTIELTFDELYEYFGTNPARKKKIDTAILFLKLFSSCGCTTAYIGGSFASTKARPADIDLCFDLRKIDYGKLEQVFPDFFDPNKLGAIRKNLDCHILFFDQESTYLFDMLKAGREGFPKGLIKLNLKDIDSYDQ; this is encoded by the coding sequence ATGAAGGTAGGCTTCAATACCAATGGAAATCTCCACAAGACGATCGAACTGACATTTGATGAACTTTATGAGTACTTTGGAACTAACCCAGCCAGAAAGAAGAAAATTGATACTGCTATCCTATTTTTGAAATTATTCAGTTCCTGCGGATGCACAACCGCTTATATCGGAGGAAGCTTTGCCAGTACTAAGGCAAGGCCGGCAGATATAGATTTATGTTTTGATCTAAGAAAAATAGATTATGGTAAATTAGAACAAGTATTTCCCGACTTTTTTGATCCCAATAAACTCGGGGCAATACGAAAGAATTTAGATTGCCATATTCTATTCTTTGATCAAGAAAGTACCTACCTATTTGATATGCTTAAAGCAGGCAGGGAAGGATTTCCCAAGGGACTGATCAAACTGAACTTAAAAGACATTGACAGTTATGATCAATAA
- a CDS encoding helix-turn-helix domain-containing protein: MINNEKQYKISKKKLNEIVTEIEKVKKASEQNPLRNKLILASLLNVKEELEDEISEYESLKNSNQETLAERVISELPSILTEYKIISGMTQKEFSEKLGLKEQQLQRYEADNFKGVSFKNLLKFLDSIGLEIKIKETRLNKSRKRTPVKKKTNSR, from the coding sequence ATGATCAATAACGAGAAACAATATAAGATCTCAAAGAAGAAACTCAATGAGATTGTTACCGAAATAGAAAAGGTAAAAAAAGCGAGTGAACAGAATCCACTTAGAAATAAACTTATTCTGGCATCCTTACTAAATGTGAAGGAAGAACTAGAGGATGAGATATCAGAATATGAATCTCTCAAAAATTCCAACCAAGAGACTTTGGCGGAAAGAGTCATTTCAGAACTACCGAGTATTCTTACTGAATACAAAATAATATCAGGCATGACGCAAAAGGAATTCTCTGAAAAACTAGGACTGAAGGAACAGCAGCTACAACGATATGAAGCTGACAATTTTAAAGGTGTGAGCTTTAAAAACCTGCTTAAGTTCTTAGACTCCATCGGACTTGAGATAAAGATCAAAGAAACCCGCCTGAACAAGAGCCGTAAAAGAACTCCCGTTAAAAAGAAGACAAATTCGCGTTAA
- a CDS encoding hydrolase — protein sequence MAIYMLGRNTFGDPADAGKLMTIEEAHQLLEDWVPNERLRLHMKQVAAVMKAWALEREGADATTALKWELAGLLHDADWEKHPDDHCRIIIEELERRHIDPEVIHCIASHGPRYFGVEPENTMDKMIYMFDELSGFIHAAALIRPTRYEGMDVKGIQKKLKTLNFAAQVNRDDITDALSRIDTPLEEIIQFIIDHQKDVV from the coding sequence ATGGCTATTTACATGCTTGGCAGAAATACTTTTGGCGACCCGGCAGATGCGGGTAAGCTGATGACGATCGAAGAAGCACACCAACTATTAGAGGACTGGGTACCAAATGAACGGCTACGGCTACACATGAAGCAGGTGGCTGCTGTGATGAAAGCCTGGGCATTGGAACGGGAAGGCGCCGACGCCACCACGGCGCTGAAATGGGAGCTGGCAGGATTGCTGCACGATGCGGATTGGGAAAAGCACCCGGATGATCATTGCCGCATTATTATTGAAGAACTGGAACGCCGCCATATAGACCCGGAAGTGATCCACTGTATCGCTTCACATGGTCCCCGTTATTTTGGTGTGGAGCCGGAAAACACGATGGACAAAATGATCTATATGTTTGATGAGCTGTCGGGGTTTATTCATGCGGCAGCGCTGATACGTCCCACGCGCTACGAAGGCATGGATGTGAAAGGTATCCAGAAGAAACTGAAGACGCTCAATTTCGCAGCGCAGGTAAACCGGGATGACATTACGGATGCGCTTTCGCGGATCGATACACCGCTGGAGGAGATCATCCAGTTTATTATCGACCATCAGAAGGATGTAGTGTAA
- a CDS encoding VCBS repeat-containing protein: MSKTNYCTAFITSFSCIVMLLTGCRSGEPATQPLFEVLDNTRTGLSFSNTLTQTSSINMLKYMYFYNGAGVGAGDFNNDGLIDLFFAANQQPNKLYLNTGNLQFKDATAQAHIPNDTAWSTGVSVADVNNDGLLDIYICRVGNYESLQSHNQLLICERIDKGIPVYKEQAQAYGLDFSGFSTQAAFFDYDLDGDLDMYLLNHSLRYNSTFAARDTYAGTYDSLSGDRLFRNDKGHFTNVTRQSGINSSVIGYGLGIAVSDINLDGWPDLYIGNDFHENDYLYINQKDGTFRDELTNSMMHTSQFSMGVDVADINNDAYPEIISMDMLPSDPYILKRSLGEDAYDIFYTKVKHGYNYQYARNTLQLNRRNGQFSEVGLYAGVYATDWSWAPLWMDFDNDGLKDLFVSNGIPKRLNDIDYVNYISNDEIQRKIRTGEMQEKDLALIDKFPEIKLPNRFFRNTGNVAFEDEGNKIQNERPTYSNGAVYADFDNDGDLDIVVNNIDEPALLYRNTSNDKNNRHFLSIQLKGPANNVNAIGAKAIVFADGAIRTYEKFPAHGFQSSMELPLHIGLDSTEVDSMFIVWPDNTFQPVHWTDTSHITIQYPGNLPKFNYTILTRTSGNDRLPASDITAGGSPSKGGSPVLKNVNLLYRHEENHFVEFDREPLIPHMVSTEGPALAVGDMNGDGLEDVFLGASKGKKNALFLQRSGGQFKKSVQPALDNDSTWEDVDACWVDVNNDKSMDLVVASGGNEYYGHDDFLLPRVYINDGAGHLSKKADAFTGIFMTVSCVVPYDFNKDGYVDLFIGGRAFPYEYGHIPRSYLLENDKTGKFKDVTAKYAPDLVQPGFVTQARWLDIDKDGDQDLLLAMEWNGIAAFINDKGKFTRQWITEKKGWWNFLLPCDIDQDGDIDLIAGNLGLNSRLKASEKEPVKMYYADFDDNGRKETVLTYFLQGREIPFANKDELQRQIPILKKRFLYAADFAKASLEEIFTPEKLKKADLFTADCFSNAIFINQGNSHFTLQSMPWQAQLTQYRDAAIISANNDSLPDILLGGNFYDNNIQMGRYDADMGTILVNKGKGAMAAESINGLVIKGQVRRIQKITIAGQPAYVLARNNDSTLVLQFPNQ, from the coding sequence ATGAGCAAGACAAACTACTGCACTGCTTTCATTACCAGCTTTTCCTGCATCGTTATGCTCCTGACTGGCTGCCGTTCCGGTGAACCGGCAACCCAACCGCTTTTCGAAGTACTGGATAATACCCGCACAGGCCTCAGCTTTTCCAATACCCTCACCCAAACCAGCAGCATCAATATGTTGAAGTATATGTACTTCTACAATGGCGCTGGAGTAGGGGCAGGTGATTTTAATAACGATGGTCTCATTGATCTCTTCTTCGCAGCTAACCAGCAACCCAATAAATTATACCTCAATACCGGCAACCTGCAGTTTAAGGATGCTACTGCCCAGGCCCATATTCCCAACGATACCGCCTGGAGTACAGGCGTTTCCGTGGCAGATGTCAACAACGATGGTTTACTCGATATCTACATTTGCCGCGTAGGCAATTATGAATCACTCCAAAGCCACAACCAGCTCCTGATCTGCGAGCGCATTGATAAGGGTATTCCGGTATACAAAGAACAGGCACAAGCCTACGGACTTGACTTTTCCGGCTTCAGCACACAGGCTGCCTTCTTTGATTATGACCTCGATGGCGATCTCGACATGTACCTGCTCAACCATTCCCTCCGGTACAACAGCACTTTTGCAGCACGTGACACCTATGCCGGTACCTACGATTCCCTTTCTGGTGATCGCCTGTTCCGCAACGACAAAGGCCATTTTACCAATGTCACCCGTCAGTCAGGCATCAATAGCTCTGTGATCGGTTACGGCCTGGGCATTGCTGTATCCGATATCAACCTCGATGGATGGCCCGATCTCTACATCGGCAACGACTTTCACGAAAACGATTACCTCTACATTAACCAGAAAGATGGCACATTTCGCGATGAGCTTACCAACAGCATGATGCATACCAGCCAGTTTTCCATGGGCGTGGATGTGGCCGACATCAACAACGATGCTTACCCCGAGATCATCTCGATGGACATGCTGCCATCCGATCCTTATATCCTCAAAAGATCATTGGGCGAAGACGCGTATGATATATTTTATACCAAGGTCAAACATGGGTACAACTACCAGTATGCCCGCAATACCCTTCAGCTCAACAGGCGAAATGGTCAGTTTAGTGAGGTAGGATTATATGCAGGCGTATATGCTACCGACTGGTCCTGGGCGCCCCTCTGGATGGATTTCGACAACGATGGCCTGAAAGATCTTTTTGTATCCAATGGCATTCCCAAACGACTCAATGATATTGACTATGTGAATTATATTTCCAATGACGAGATCCAGCGTAAAATACGCACCGGTGAAATGCAGGAAAAAGACCTGGCATTGATCGACAAATTTCCGGAGATCAAATTGCCCAACCGATTTTTTCGCAATACAGGTAATGTAGCTTTTGAGGATGAAGGCAATAAAATTCAGAACGAAAGACCCACGTACTCCAATGGAGCCGTATATGCCGACTTCGACAATGATGGCGATCTCGACATTGTGGTCAATAATATCGATGAGCCTGCATTATTATACCGCAATACCTCCAATGATAAGAACAACAGACATTTTCTATCGATACAATTGAAAGGGCCTGCCAATAACGTAAATGCAATAGGTGCAAAAGCCATTGTGTTTGCTGATGGAGCCATTAGGACTTACGAGAAATTCCCTGCACATGGCTTCCAGTCATCCATGGAGCTGCCCCTCCATATTGGATTGGATAGTACCGAAGTCGATTCCATGTTCATCGTATGGCCTGATAACACCTTTCAGCCCGTTCACTGGACCGATACCAGCCACATTACCATCCAATACCCCGGCAACCTGCCCAAGTTTAATTATACTATACTTACCCGTACATCCGGGAACGATAGGTTACCGGCATCAGATATCACCGCAGGTGGGTCCCCCTCCAAGGGCGGCTCACCTGTGCTGAAAAATGTGAACCTCCTCTACCGCCACGAAGAAAATCACTTTGTAGAATTCGACCGTGAGCCCCTCATACCCCATATGGTTTCTACTGAAGGGCCAGCCCTGGCAGTAGGAGACATGAATGGCGATGGCCTGGAAGATGTATTCCTGGGCGCTTCAAAAGGAAAGAAGAATGCCTTATTCCTGCAAAGATCCGGTGGTCAGTTTAAGAAGTCCGTACAACCTGCTTTGGACAATGACAGCACCTGGGAAGATGTAGATGCCTGCTGGGTGGATGTGAACAACGACAAATCGATGGACCTCGTGGTAGCCAGCGGCGGCAATGAATACTATGGACACGATGACTTTCTGCTTCCCAGGGTTTACATCAATGATGGTGCAGGCCACCTTAGTAAAAAAGCAGATGCATTTACCGGTATTTTCATGACCGTCTCCTGTGTAGTACCGTATGATTTTAATAAGGATGGATACGTCGACTTGTTTATAGGCGGCAGGGCCTTCCCTTACGAGTATGGTCATATTCCCCGCTCTTACCTGTTGGAAAATGACAAGACAGGCAAGTTCAAAGATGTTACCGCAAAGTATGCCCCCGATCTGGTGCAGCCGGGATTTGTAACCCAGGCAAGGTGGCTGGATATAGACAAGGATGGCGACCAGGACCTGTTGCTGGCCATGGAATGGAATGGCATTGCTGCCTTTATCAACGACAAAGGGAAATTTACCCGCCAATGGATCACAGAAAAGAAAGGCTGGTGGAATTTTCTCCTCCCTTGCGATATTGACCAGGATGGCGATATTGATTTAATCGCCGGCAACCTTGGCCTCAACAGCCGCCTGAAAGCCTCCGAAAAGGAGCCAGTAAAAATGTATTACGCCGATTTTGACGACAATGGCCGCAAGGAAACCGTATTAACGTACTTTCTGCAGGGGCGTGAAATTCCCTTCGCCAATAAAGATGAGCTCCAGCGCCAGATACCTATACTGAAAAAGCGTTTCCTCTATGCGGCCGATTTTGCCAAAGCCTCCCTGGAGGAAATTTTTACCCCGGAGAAATTAAAGAAAGCAGATCTCTTTACTGCCGATTGCTTTTCCAATGCCATCTTCATTAATCAGGGCAATAGTCACTTCACCCTCCAATCAATGCCCTGGCAAGCACAGCTTACACAGTATCGTGATGCGGCTATTATCAGTGCCAACAATGATTCCCTGCCCGATATATTACTGGGCGGCAATTTCTACGACAACAATATTCAGATGGGACGTTATGATGCTGATATGGGAACCATACTTGTCAACAAAGGGAAGGGCGCCATGGCTGCCGAAAGTATAAATGGCCTGGTCATCAAAGGCCAGGTGCGTCGTATTCAGAAGATCACCATCGCCGGCCAGCCCGCCTACGTCCTCGCCCGCAACAACGACAGTACCCTGGTACTGCAATTCCCCAACCAATGA
- a CDS encoding DUF1015 domain-containing protein, with protein sequence MASIQPFKALRPQPQLASQVASRPYDVLNSKEAREEAGGNAHSFLHITKSEIDLPENTDIHTQAVYDKAKENLAAFIQRGFLFREEKPCYYIYQLVMNGRSQTGLVAASSVDDYEKDIIKKHEFTRPEKEQDRINHIKTSGAQTGNVFLAYRNVAELDKLIEDWKTTHHPVYNFTADDNISHTIWVVNSDQTIKAITDIFATVVPATYIADGHHRAASAAKVRKALGQQATPEANYFLTTLFPSNQLYIMDYNRVVKDLNGLTEAELLQKLTADFTVEKITAPLAPENLHEFGMYLKGQWYKLTSKEGTYTTDPIGILDVSILSNNVLDKLLGIKDQRTDKRIDFIGGIRGLSELEKRVNSGEMAVAFSLHPVTIQQLFDIADSGNVMPPKSTWFEPKLRDGLLTHLIA encoded by the coding sequence ATGGCATCCATACAACCATTCAAAGCATTACGTCCCCAGCCACAACTGGCTAGTCAGGTAGCTTCCCGTCCTTACGATGTATTGAACAGCAAAGAAGCCCGTGAAGAAGCAGGCGGTAATGCCCACTCCTTTCTGCATATCACCAAGTCCGAAATAGACCTTCCCGAAAATACCGACATCCACACACAGGCAGTATACGATAAAGCCAAAGAGAACCTGGCAGCTTTTATACAACGTGGTTTCCTGTTTCGGGAGGAAAAGCCCTGCTACTATATTTATCAGCTCGTTATGAATGGCCGTAGTCAGACAGGTCTCGTGGCCGCCAGTTCTGTGGATGATTACGAAAAGGACATCATTAAGAAACATGAATTCACGCGTCCTGAAAAAGAACAGGATCGCATCAACCATATCAAGACTTCCGGTGCACAAACCGGCAACGTTTTCCTCGCCTACAGGAATGTAGCCGAATTGGATAAGCTCATAGAAGACTGGAAAACTACCCACCACCCCGTTTACAATTTCACCGCCGATGACAACATCAGTCATACCATATGGGTTGTGAACAGCGATCAAACCATCAAAGCCATTACCGATATATTCGCCACCGTAGTGCCCGCCACCTATATCGCAGATGGTCACCACCGCGCAGCTTCAGCTGCCAAAGTACGCAAGGCCCTGGGCCAGCAAGCCACCCCCGAAGCCAATTACTTCCTGACTACCTTATTTCCTTCCAACCAGTTATATATTATGGATTATAACCGCGTAGTGAAGGACCTGAACGGATTGACCGAAGCCGAATTGCTGCAAAAGCTGACCGCCGATTTTACAGTTGAAAAAATTACAGCACCCCTGGCTCCCGAAAACCTGCATGAGTTTGGCATGTACCTAAAAGGTCAATGGTACAAGCTTACTTCCAAAGAAGGTACTTACACCACCGATCCCATAGGTATACTCGATGTCTCTATCCTGTCCAACAATGTACTCGACAAATTACTGGGCATTAAAGACCAGCGTACCGATAAGCGCATTGATTTTATTGGAGGTATCCGTGGATTAAGTGAACTGGAAAAAAGGGTGAACAGTGGTGAAATGGCCGTTGCCTTCAGCCTGCATCCCGTTACCATCCAGCAATTATTCGATATTGCCGATAGCGGCAATGTAATGCCGCCCAAAAGCACCTGGTTCGAACCCAAGCTCCGCGATGGCCTACTCACGCACTTGATCGCTTAA
- the serC gene encoding 3-phosphoserine/phosphohydroxythreonine transaminase, which produces MKSAIYNFNAGPSILPRTVFEQAAQAILNFNNTGLSILELGHRTDTFQAVMNEAIALVKELMHLDADHEVLFLHGGASTQFFQVPMNLLNENEIAAYTDTDIWGAKAIKEARLFGHVEVVGSSKEANYSYLPKQLVVPKTAKYLHITSNNTIYGTQWQDMNPFYETGVPIVADMSSDILSRTLDFNKFDLIYAGAQKNVGAAGVNLVVVNKNILGKVDRKLPVMMDYRNHIENGSMLNTPPVFAVYVCMLTLRWLKEQGGVPAIEKINDQKAALLYSTIDKLPIFKGTAAVEDRSKMNVTFVMDDAALEKEFLALCKENGMVGVKGYRTIGGFRASLYNAMPLEGVQALTALMNDFAQRKG; this is translated from the coding sequence GTGAAATCAGCGATCTATAACTTCAATGCAGGCCCCAGCATTCTGCCCCGCACAGTCTTTGAACAAGCAGCACAGGCCATCCTCAATTTCAACAATACCGGCCTCTCCATACTGGAACTCGGTCACCGTACCGACACCTTCCAGGCTGTTATGAATGAAGCCATTGCCCTGGTAAAGGAACTAATGCACCTCGATGCCGATCACGAAGTACTCTTCCTCCATGGCGGTGCGTCCACCCAGTTCTTCCAGGTTCCTATGAACCTGCTGAATGAGAACGAGATAGCTGCTTATACAGACACCGATATATGGGGCGCTAAAGCCATTAAGGAAGCCCGCCTGTTTGGTCATGTTGAAGTCGTAGGCAGTTCTAAGGAAGCCAATTACTCCTACCTGCCCAAACAACTCGTTGTTCCCAAAACAGCCAAATACCTGCATATCACCTCCAACAATACCATTTATGGTACCCAGTGGCAGGACATGAACCCGTTTTATGAAACAGGCGTTCCCATCGTGGCCGATATGAGCAGCGATATCCTCAGCCGCACCCTCGATTTCAACAAATTCGACCTCATTTATGCAGGCGCCCAGAAAAATGTAGGTGCTGCTGGTGTAAACCTGGTAGTCGTTAACAAAAATATATTGGGTAAGGTAGATCGTAAACTACCCGTCATGATGGATTACCGCAATCATATTGAGAATGGATCCATGCTCAATACTCCGCCTGTTTTTGCCGTATACGTTTGTATGCTTACCCTTCGCTGGCTCAAAGAGCAGGGTGGTGTACCCGCTATTGAGAAGATCAATGACCAAAAAGCAGCATTACTGTACAGTACCATCGATAAACTCCCCATCTTCAAAGGAACAGCAGCTGTGGAAGACCGTAGTAAAATGAATGTTACTTTTGTGATGGACGATGCGGCCCTGGAAAAAGAGTTCCTCGCGCTGTGTAAAGAAAATGGCATGGTAGGCGTCAAAGGATACCGTACCATTGGTGGTTTCCGCGCTTCCCTGTACAATGCCATGCCTTTGGAAGGCGTACAGGCCCTTACCGCACTTATGAACGATTTTGCTCAACGAAAAGGATAA